CCATATGTTCCTCTTCCACTTGCAAGTAGACTAGAATTTGTGCGAATTGTTGAAGCACTCGGACGTGAGAATTTTGTCGGCGACAAGGATGTGCAGGTTCTCGATGATGACGACTTTACATTAGTAGGTAGATACTAGTTTGCATTTGGCTCTGttaaactttattattttaataatctgAAACTTTCTTCCCTTAGATCTAGAATGGTTTATGtcttggatggtagaggattctTCTTGTTCGTTATATTGGAGCCAAATCAagtcattatgtctaatattgtaACTACTCTACGTAAGAGGTAAatagtagatgattttgttgAGCTACAATGAATgagcataataataataatttatgaaTCTTTTAAGcttttagaatttattttttattatatcatcatgtatatttaatttttattttattttattatttttaactgattgtttttagttttcatcttCCTTGTTTAATTTGAATacttattataattttatatcgtctaattgaaatatttattagTTGTCTAATGTTTTGTACCATCTCAAGTAAGTATGTTTTTCCGAGTTTTTTTAATAGATACAACTTAATTggtttttctttaatatttttattttttttttatcttattcaTTCTTATATGATTATATTTTCATCGCACTTCTCACATTTTGTTAAACTCTTTTTAAtgtaatatttaattatatataacatAGGTCTAATTATCATTTTGttaaactctttttaaaaaatttttaccaTGTTCTATATAAGACATTGTCAATTccttccttttaaaaaaaaacttaaatacttaaaatcaaaattatatataataatttactattttttatcttaataattatcttattatatttaatattcataaatataaattttatatattttatttttatttactaaATCTAAAATCTAGagtatattatttaaaaaaaaaacacgacAACAAATTCATCGTATACAAAGctcaatatgatctcataataaTGTACAAGTATTGGAGTAAATATACAATTTACAAGGTTGGAAAGCCTTTTAACCACACTATTGCAGTCTACTGTATGTCTGTATTGGACTTCATGAGCATTTGGAAGCAAGATGCTAGTTCAATGGGATCGCATGACGAATCAAATTTCTGTGAGTAATTTTgataagaaatatatatatatatatatatatatatattactattttattaaaaatctccctccTTTACTAACTAGTTTTGATGaaacctaaaatgaatttacgttaatatccttttctctattcacactaaaaataattccaaagtttattagtaatttcacaagtgaaacaatcagtgatctagagttcgagacttgacgtattattatgaatgtttcatataaaaaaaaatatatagttctctttagtcttatatcttagaattgacaacactattatcaaaaaagcttctataaatattttaagtcgacaatgttaaaaaatatacttttcttaattttttttataatattaaattaaattaaattttttcataGGAAGCCCGTTATAGTAATTTGTTGCTGGGATTCTCTAACGTCACCCTTGTACTATTGTATGGATCTGATGAATTTTActcaaataattaattttgatgagtataatattaaattaaattaattttttttcatagggaagtcCGTTACTTCTCGCATTATTGTACTATTACATAGGTTTAACGAATCTTATCCAACTAAGGGTGATACTCAAAAATTCAAACAATTtggattttcaaaaattcaaatgcGACGTGTGTGCACAATCACTAGTatatataaaatatgaataaCCCGTCAaactatataaataaatttaaatttaataagaattatttatatttatataatatatataaggtcaactaaataaataaatttgaataattcGTCAACtatataaataagtttaaaatcatATATATTCAACtcgttaatatttataaatagatGAAGTGtttatgaataatatttatgaataaaatttatagatcatatttattaataaatattcattaatgggataaataaataaatattttttaaaataaataaacaaatatgtATTATTAAGTCATGTATTATTAagtcaataatcaatcaaatatattaataaaatataaaaattttaaataataaattaaacttgaataattattttgaaaacctaattcattttagatttgacttgattattttaataaataaatttaaacatcaAGGCTTCTCTAATCCTAACCTTCACTAGGAAACAGATAGGAGGGACCATGTGGGTGTTTCAGCAGCAACTCACATGGAGCATGTGAACAGCCAGTTCATGATCTCAATTCCATAAACTTCTTAATCAAGCAAAAACAGAGACAAACACGCAATTGATGATTCTCCCGTACCACTCAATTGAGATAATGTCTAGTTTctatgtttcatttttttttttttctgttttaatCTCCAATGTCAGTAGTACGATATTAAAATTGTTGATGATTCTccaatgttaaaaaataaaaataaaaataaaatttggcATGGTTTAAGATTTTGATTATATTTTTCAGTTCCTCAAGTCcaaacaataattttttttaccaaaacatATCCAGGAACAATCAAATTTCACAAGATAAATAGAATCtattaaatcatttttttaaattttttttgactactttaaattttactattttattaaaaatctcccccctttactaactaactttggtgaaacctAAAATGCACTTACGTTAATGtcattttttctatttacactaaaaataattccacaagcgaaacaaccAGTGATCTAGAATTTGAGACTCAGCtacagcgtattattatgaatttttctaatcattaattttctctgattgttttatataaaaaaaatatagttctctttagtcccatattttagaattgacaacactatgatcaaagaaacttctataaGTATTTTAGACCGatgttgttaaaaaatatatttttcttagttttttttactaagacaagtataatattaaattaaaataattttttttacataggGAAGCCCGTTACGATAGTTTGTGGATTCTCTAGCATTACTATTATATGAGTGTTACTATTATATGAGTCtgacgaatcttacccaaataattaattcttggttcataagggtgacactagaaaatctaaacaattcggattttcaaagacctaaataatttatatattattatattacacaagTAATGCATGTGCACTATCATACTagtttatataaaaaatttgatcaaaatatGAGATGATGCAAATCTTATCAGTCGTGTTAGGTCAACTTAAGCACACTAGTGGATAGGAAAAATAATGAGTTATGTTTGGATCCGATTTTatattcattatttttatatttatcaaatatcAGATATTCATAAGATTAAAGAATTGAATATTTCCTAtgctaatattttttttcatctaattatcacctttcaaaaaatatattaaaattaatatcatattaaatatatataattaaaaataagattatatatatatatatatatatatatatatatatatatatatatatatatatatatatatatatatatagctagcctacttttaatataaaaattttagtttgtaaattttggaagaaaaatatttctttaatacatatataattaaatattcaGATTAGATATTGATAATCCCTTTTTATTCGGATTGGATATCAAATTCTTTGTTACGAAGAAATTATCATCCAGCAGGGCAACCGAACTCAATTTATACTTTTATTCTGTAATCAATTTCAATAATATCTGTAAACACATTCACAATATATAATAATATACTTTTATGAAGGGTCCCAATCTACTGTGGGCGCGTTTGCCAGCTGCCATTATTCTATTGGgtgaaaattatatatatatatatatatattaagaaaCTATATGTTTAAAACAAAAAGGTACAAACAAACGATTCTTAATTTTATTTCTCTAGAAATCACATgcgtaagttaattaaattttcatgatCCTTGAggctattattttaattaattttagaaattccgtggcaatttttttttaaaaaaaaaatagtgatgGGTGAGCGGCGTGGCCAGGTTTGATTGCCGTAATTTAATGGAAGAAGTTTGATGGTCAACCATTATTAGTAAAGACACATATATACCTCCCTGAATCAACTTATGAGTTGCTTAATTTAACATGATTAAAAAATTATCACTTAATTTAATTTGTCAAGTCGATATTGATGTAAATGGCTTGGCGTAGACGAGGTCGAAGTCATCTATAAGTGTATCTGAGCTTTAGTCCGGAGGCACCTTTAAgtcatttttaattattttttatatataattgttcaattttaaatttccaaatcaaattatgtcatttgttgtttttctttgaaattttttacTCCGATCAAATTTTAGTTCCCGGCTCCGCGCACTAGCCCTAGAGAAGACAAATAAGAATAAGATGTATGTATATGGTGACTACAGTTATAGTCACTTGTAGCAATGTAAATGATTGTAATCTTTAACCAATTTAttcatgtttaatttaaattcaacgtaaaaaaagataaaaaaaacaaaacaacactTCCTCATATTTCTTGTACCGTTATTATAATAACtactataatatatattattttttaaatttaatttgatcaaaataCTCTATATAAAATAATTTCATATAAATTACTTAAATTTGATTAAAACGATTGTATAGTTgtttattagtttctataataatataataactaCTCAAACAACTATTTAATAGTTGGTATAATATTTAATAGTTGTTATAATAATGTAATAACTATTTAGTAGttgatataattattttaaaataatttttattaagttaaaatgatttgaTAAGTTTAGTACGGTAAAAGATCATATATTAACGGTAAACGTCCTATATGATTGGTGTCATGATTATCTTATTCaatatggtaaataaatttagtagattgctaaataaataattttaatatgatcaaaggtaATTCGTTCGTTCATAATCTATCTTTATATTGATATGAAGAAAATAAATCATAGATAGATAGCCATTAATGTAATGAtcaaaaaaattgaaagaagaCATGCTTATAGATGGctaaatgaaatttttttataatattttaaatataagaaATACAGTGAAATATATTAACGGTcacccttttaatttttgtcaagaaaaaaaatatgtttaataTTGCAATCAGATTGGTCATTATCAACGCCATCCCAGAAAACCTGGCAGTTTCTGCCTTGCCCCTGCACTACATGTGGCCCCACAAGAGAGCCCAGTGACAGAGAGGTGGACGCTCGGGTAATCGACACAGTGTCGGTTTTGAACCAGAGAGAAAACGAGGGAGAGAGGATCAGAGGACTCGTCTTCTTTATAATCGATCCTTTCTCGGCTCGGTGCTCTCGCTTCTCGTCTGCGAATgtgctctcttcctcctccggaTCAATCTCTTTCTCGCCTGACCTCAGTAAGTAGTTCACTTTATGTTTCGATCTCGATACATGTGATAAGTTTTTTTCGGTTTGTTTTTTTGATTGTACATTTGTTCTTTTTCTGCAAAGTTTGGATGTCTCTCACAAtttgaaagggaaaaaaaacgaTGGTTTATGGGTGACTGGTACCTAGGTTTTTTATCCTCTTTGCCATTGTGTTCTTAGTTTCTTTGAAGATTTTCTCGAGATCTAAATGTTCGATTGAGAAATTCCTATGGTTTGAACTGCATTTTTAGGGTTTGTGGCAGATTCGTGTTGTTCATTGCCAGTTTTTCAGGAGTTTTTGATCTCATTGGGAATCTTTGTTCTCAGGTCTAAGATCCATTTTTTTTAGTCTTCCAATCGCATCTCGTCGGCTCCGACCATGGCAGAGCGAAGCGGCGACGCTTCGCCGCTCCGATCTCGTTCCTCCGGTCTCCCGGACTTCAAACAATCCGTAAAACTCAAATACGTCAAGCTCGGGTATCACTACATGATCACCCATGGCATGTACCTCTTCCTCACCCCGCTCGTCTTCATCGTCGCCGCCCAGCTCTCGACCTTCTCCCTCGCGGACCTCCGCGACCTCTGGGACCACCTCCGCTTCAACCTCGTTTCCGTCGTCGTCTGCTCTACCCTTCTCGTCTTCCTCTCTACCGTCTACTTCCTCACCCGCCCCCGCCCTGTCTACCTCCTCGACTTCGCTTGCTACAAACCCGACGACAGCCGGAAGTGCTCCCGGAGGctcttcctggatcgatccacgctcACGGGATCGTTCACGGAAGAGAACCTCGAGTTCCAGCGTAAGATCCTTGAGAGATCCGGCCTCGGCGAGAACACCTACCTCCCCGATGCCGTCCTCAGTGTTCCTCCCAATCCCTGCATGGCCGAAGCGAGGAAGGAGGCCAGGGATGTCATGTTCGGCGCCATCGATGAACTCCTTGCCAAGACCAACGTGAAACCCAAGGACATTGGGATCTTAGTTGTGAACTGTAGCTTGTTCAACCCTACTCCCTCCCTGTCCGCCATGGTCGTCAACCATTACAAGCTCAGGGGAAACATCGTTAGCTACAATTTGGGAGGAATGGGCTGCAGCGCCGGGCTCATCTCCATCGATCTCGCCAAGAACCTACTCCAAGTGCATCCCAACTCCTACGCCCTCGTAATCAGCATGGAGAACATCACCTTGAATTGGTACTTCGGGAACGATCGCTCCAAGCTCGTCTCCAATTGCTTGTTCCGGATGGGCGGCGCCGCCATTCTTCTCTCCAACAAGAGGTCGGAGCGGAGGCGCTCCAAGTATCAACTCGTCGACACGGTTCGCACTCACAAGGGTGCGGACGACAAGTGCTTCGGCTGCGTGACGCAGGAGGAGGACGCCAACGGAAACATAGGCGTCTCTCTCTCCAAAGATCTGATGGGCGTCGCCGGCGAAGCCCTGAAAACCAACATCACCACCTTGGGACCGCTGGTGCTGCCCATGTCTGAGCAATTGATCTTCTTTGCTACGCTGGTGGCCAAGAAAGTGTTGAAGATGAAGATTAAGCCTTACATCCCTGACTTCAAGCTGGCGTTTGAGCATTTCTGCATTCACGCCGGTGGCAGGGCTGTGCTGGACGAATTGGAGAAGAACCTTCAGCTTTCGGATTGGCACATGGAGCCTTCGAGGATGACACTGTACAGGTTCGGGAATACCTCAAGCAGCTCGCTCTGGTACGAACTGGCCTACATCGAAGGGAAAGGGAGGATCAAGAAGGGAGACAGGATTTGGCAAATCGCATTCGGCTCTGGTTTCAAATGCAACAGCGCCGTGTGGAAAGCATTGAAGAAAGTGAacccttgcaaggagaagaaccCCTGGATGGACGAAATTTCAAATTTTCCGGTTGCAGTTCCGAAGGTAACAGCTCTTTGATTTGTTATGCTGATTGTAGAGGGATATTTTTAATTGGTTTTGAGCTGATGCTTTCCTGATTATGCTTTTGGCATCCAGTTTGCCTGCTGAAAATTTGTTCATCTTAGATCATTGATTTAATTGAAGTGCTGAATCTTGTCCAAGCAAACATTCTGCAACTCCATTTGTTTGACATGAAGCTAGTAGtccaaaaaagaaaaaggaaactgGAGCCTGATGACTCAGATAAAAGGAAAGCCATGTGAAATAAATACATTAATAAAAGCATTAATAAAGTAAGATAACCCCAGACAATGGTATAATGGTATATGATTAGGTTTTCTAATGAATACTCAAAAATTAAGGTTTGAGTTTGAGCCACGACATATTATGAGAGATTTTTCTCTCCCGAAATGGATATAAGAATGTTGGCTATCTGCACAAGcgttttttttatttgttctgGTAGTCGGTGGAAGATTTTTATAAGATCACACAGATCGGTTATCTCCCAGATTATTCGGTTCGAAGAATTGAAtagaattatatatttaaaaaaaattagtaaagTAAGATAACAGGCATGAGCTTATAAGGTCCCAAGCATATTTCCAGTCACACTTGCATTTCGCCCTTCCAGGGCCAGCCTGTAGAAAGGCACTGGACCTTGAAAATTTTATCAGGTAGGTTGTGGAAGGCATGAATTTGCTAGCTATCATTGTCAAATACAGGCAGGCAAGCAAAATAAGTGAGGTATCTACAAAAAACAAAAGGTTTGCAAAAAAGCGAATGAAATTGAAAGGGGTCCAGTTTAAGCAAGTGTTTGGAGGGACATGAGCAtatcacaataattataaaatttgtCCCCGTGTATGCAGTGGAGTGGTAAAGCACTTAGAGAAACAAATAAGAAGTAGATAGTTCGAATTTtaatagagataaatattttgaaagtGGCATAGTCCAGATTTATCCGGTAGATATAGCAGGGGGGAAATTGTCTACCTTTAGGATTAGTAGTCGAGTAAAATCTAGACatctgaagaaaaaaaaatccatcaaacTTTGTATTGAAACAAAAAATCAAATCATTTTTTTCATTGAATGATTTGTCAATATAAAAGAACATGTAGATGTGAAGTGTAGCGCCACCGCCAGCAACTATTCCTTTCACAAGGGTACCAATCTAATCCGGCAGATAGCAGCAAGCTGGAAACTTTGAGCTGTATCCTTCACTTTTAGGTCTTTGTTTGGATTGCTTGGTAAATCTAACTTGAGAGTTGGAGGTGATACTCAAGAACCTCAACTCCAGTATTAGGAGACCCCAAAAAACAACAAAATGATCATCCTTTTCGTATAATTAGGCCGATGCTAAACTTAATCCTCCTAATGACTACACACTCAGATATTAACAGAAGTCGTGGTCTTGGTTATTGTAGGAACTAATTAAGATGCTAGCTTGTGGGGGTAGCACATGTGTTTAAAGTAAGCTATCTCATGTGATAAAAGGCGATTTTGCTCCTGTCAATTCATCTCTAAGTCAACACGAGAAAGTAAATCACAGATGACTATTAATCATTACTGTAGGTGGTCAAGACATGAGGAAAGATATACTCGAACATATCAAATTTTGATCATAAGATCTCTACCCATGACTCCACATTCTGTTGTTATCACATTAACAACTTGTGCACTTGTCACCTAAATTACACTTCTAGGGATCATCTACTTCCGAAAAAGTATACTTATAATTTTCCAAAATAGCCTTCCACGTATTACTTCATTTTTCTAATATGAATTTCTATCTTTTACCCTCTCCTCTTGTGGTAACTTTAGAGAACTCATGATGGTCGTGATTTTGTAGTTAGACCAAGATTGCTAGTAgtgattttaaatttatttatttgttttattattaattttagttagtattagatatttaatttacgCCAACTAATTTTGAAATGACTAGTCCAATCTTATTAATATTTTTCATCAATCATTAAAATAAATCGAAAACGGTCATATAATGAGCaactcattaatttaatattttagatCAATTATCCATTAAAAACAAAGTGTGATTTCAAAGTCAATGGGTTTTGATGAGGAACTCACAACAGTCATAATTTTACAACATCAATAATTTCGTAGTCAAACCTTGATTATTCATGGCCATAAGTTCATGACTAACTGGTTGTGATTTCACGGCTATCTAACTATGATCATTCGCGATGTCAGCAGTTGTCTAgtcataattttatatttcatccTCTTCTGCTCgatatggattttttttaaattttgtttttttaaggagggagaggagaaaagtattttaataaataaatataatataatatttgataaaTAAAGAAGTCAAATATGAGTTTTGAGGCATCATGAGAGACTCAAGTAACACAATTATAGAACTCCTAACCCGCATATTTCGAAGTTATTTCCAAAAGTAGCTAAAACTTAAAAGTGTGTTTGTTAATTGTTATATGCAAAACATAACGCATCCCTCTTCAAAGCATCCCCGGACGTTATTCCCACGGGTCCATGCTTGAACCAATCACATTGTTGGTACAGAAAATGGCGGACAGTTAGCGATCAGCAaagaattataatttttattttcatcttCGTTCTATGTATCTTCTTTATTTGAACAAagattaaacttaaataattaagaCAGGCCCGGCTTATGCCCAAGGCCCAATTCTATTGAGGTCTATTATTTTTAATCATAGTATTTAATGCAATGACGATATTACACGTGGAATTAAATGAATGACTCAATGACAATACGTctatctttttcaaaataaaaaataaaaaaataaaatactacaCTATCAATATATAAATTTCTTGAGATAAGATATACgatgatgtagttttcatattttaataatttataataGAAGCATATTTAAAGGGCCTTAGACATTTAATTTGGGATCATTCtttttaacattttaaatttatttctagagtttttttttaaaaaaaatcaattttaatattaaattatttttatttcatttgtcTTAGATTTTGTGTACTTATTATTTTTGgtattttctcttataaattcatgatatttcccttatatttttaatatgtgactatgtttgcaatcttaCAATTCCAACAATCCTCCCTCAAATAAAGTATCATAGGCTTCCTAtgttcgatcctcgacccaccaggtcttcctgctgctcgatccacccgacctactaggacttcctacctggtgtctggtcctcttaatccgaacataggagcccccactttctttgttagagatcaatattgtacccacatgactcaatcagatcatagctcttgtgcacagtcgacggttaaacaTTCTGATAGTccgggctttgataccaattgtaggattgaaaagaatttagatatctccataatagcatgatattgtccactttggacctaagctcTCATAGCTTTTCTcttaggctctccccaaaaggcctcatgcgaATGGATATacctttctcttataaactcatgatctttcccatgtgttttaaatgtgggactatgtttacaacctttcAATCCCAACAATCAATATCTCTTAAAAATCGTAATCGTCGATGATCTCATAACGTTTTCCTCTTTTCTCTCGTCACTAATACTCTCAAAGGAcgttttgttgggtttttcgggccgtaaaaatcattttttgcgtTACGGAAATCCCGAaatcccccgccaccggatccgtgtgaagaataaaatttcgtaaaaacctcgagtatgagttttctaacctagatctacactagatctacaaaggagaagagtttacccttgatgcgaagcccttcgcgtaatcccgctcgtccaaggttcgccggatctcgagagtatcaaagtagatactcctctatgtgtatccacacgaacaaatgatggagaaaacaactaaaaggtgtgctagcacccttagaagtttcggtcaaggaggtggaggagagggagaagaatatgagagcttgagaggaggaagaagatgagagttacttttTCAAAATGAAAACTCACCATacaattcatgtggccggccacattaagaggagttgtaacctccatagaatgccaagagtcacaactcttggtaactcccatgaggtggcatcccacttaagcaaccatgatgatgtggagcatcatcattggtctactcaatgccaactcaccaatgagatggcaaatggtcaagtcaaacttgatctttcatcttcctctcaagtcaagtcaaacttgaccacttctctcccatggttgatctaatctaaccattggttcaagtcaattttaatttaatgaatctctattcattgaattaacttgattcaatgagtctaagtccaaattagactcatttaatacatgaaccaaattgagtccaactcaattaacctactttggattactcttaatccaatttggttcatcacatgaacctaatcctttaggttcatcaaatgaacctaatctccatctaattgtcctttgtgtgtgaccctataggttcttgtaacgttggcaatgctcctaaaccctttaagaagcataagtaatgagcggtatctagcaacacatcattactacccaagttacaagaatgttgagatccaacatcaccttgtgactactaattgtgactcctcacaatatatgacaagtgtccttctatcctagacatctagattgatcaatatgaggcatagaccgtgtcatcctctaatcaatcaaaatcttgaactccaagtagactcactcaatcaaatgagctcaatatctcatattgactcatttgggcatggtcatgcacttagtggtctcactctatcaagaatatcgatatcactcccgtcatataggagggatagatcccatctacatcactcacatccctccgcataatttattacatacccagtaatcgcctttatagtccacccaattacgggtgacgtttgacgaagccaaagtacgtaactccttatatagggaaccatggtgacttcaagtcgaaggactagtagtcatactaatagccacatgagaaagtatatgacactcatataacgatccatgatactttttcatggcgggtcattcagtatacattctccaatgcatactcatgtgtcaacttgatatctccatatccatgacttgtgagatcaagtcatcgagttgacctacatgctagtctcgtcgcattaacattgtccctgaatgttaatatttgactaggaatgattaagagtagtgttccctatatcatctcactatcgattcaactaaccgattgatataggtaagaaccctctactcaaggacgctattatacttagttatttggcaccaatacaagtaagtataataactaaaaacaaattcctttatttatatacaagaatatgatacaatggtccatacaacaatcatcaaatgattggctctagggctctaactaataatatGTTTTTCATCTATCTCATTGATCTTTTTCTTTCTTGATAAGAACATGACACtacaaaaattttcttttttaccgaTGGAATATATCGACAGGAAATAATTCCGTTGAAACAAATaggatttaccgacggaattaggtTTCCGTTGGTAAATCCTAGGACGATGAAATCAAATTCCGTCGGTAAGTACCGACGGATatcaaattccgtcggtaattaccgacgaaaATCTTGATTTCGTCAATACTTACCGACAGAATTTGATTTCCCTCGGTAAGCCCGAAATTATTAGGGCAACCCGATCCCCTTTCCTTCTCTCGCGCACGCGTGGATATCCGACGGCAGCGGCGACATGCTGCGTTTTGCTCCGTTTTCTCCAGGTAAGCTTCTTCCATGGGTTTCCGTCTGCTAGCACGTGGTTGGCGACATCTCCGGCCGCCAGCACGCGGATGGCGGCGTCTCCGACCGCCAGCAGGCTGCTGAAGGCGTCTCCAGCAGCCAGCACGCAGCTAGCGGCGACTTCGGTCGCTAACATGTGGCTGGCG
This genomic stretch from Zingiber officinale cultivar Zhangliang chromosome 7A, Zo_v1.1, whole genome shotgun sequence harbors:
- the LOC122001895 gene encoding 3-ketoacyl-CoA synthase 11-like encodes the protein MAERSGDASPLRSRSSGLPDFKQSVKLKYVKLGYHYMITHGMYLFLTPLVFIVAAQLSTFSLADLRDLWDHLRFNLVSVVVCSTLLVFLSTVYFLTRPRPVYLLDFACYKPDDSRKCSRRLFLDRSTLTGSFTEENLEFQRKILERSGLGENTYLPDAVLSVPPNPCMAEARKEARDVMFGAIDELLAKTNVKPKDIGILVVNCSLFNPTPSLSAMVVNHYKLRGNIVSYNLGGMGCSAGLISIDLAKNLLQVHPNSYALVISMENITLNWYFGNDRSKLVSNCLFRMGGAAILLSNKRSERRRSKYQLVDTVRTHKGADDKCFGCVTQEEDANGNIGVSLSKDLMGVAGEALKTNITTLGPLVLPMSEQLIFFATLVAKKVLKMKIKPYIPDFKLAFEHFCIHAGGRAVLDELEKNLQLSDWHMEPSRMTLYRFGNTSSSSLWYELAYIEGKGRIKKGDRIWQIAFGSGFKCNSAVWKALKKVNPCKEKNPWMDEISNFPVAVPKVTAL